Proteins from one Microbacterium proteolyticum genomic window:
- the rplL gene encoding 50S ribosomal protein L7/L12, giving the protein MAKLSTEELLDAFKELTLIELSEFVKAFEETFDVTAAAPVAVAAAGPAGGAPAEEVEEKDSFDVVLEAAGDKKIQVIKVVRELTSLGLGEAKAVVDGAPKAVLEGANKETAEKAKAALEEAGASVTLK; this is encoded by the coding sequence ATGGCTAAGCTCAGCACCGAAGAGCTGCTCGACGCGTTCAAGGAGCTCACCCTCATCGAGCTCTCCGAGTTCGTGAAGGCGTTCGAGGAGACGTTCGACGTCACCGCCGCCGCCCCCGTGGCCGTGGCCGCTGCCGGCCCCGCCGGTGGCGCCCCCGCCGAAGAGGTCGAGGAGAAGGACTCGTTCGACGTCGTTCTCGAGGCCGCCGGCGACAAGAAGATCCAGGTCATCAAGGTCGTGCGCGAGCTCACCTCGCTCGGCCTCGGCGAGGCCAAGGCCGTCGTCGACGGTGCCCCCAAGGCCGTGCTCGAGGGCGCGAACAAGGAGACCGCCGAGAAGGCGAAGGCTGCCCTCGAGGAGGCCGGCGCTTCGGTGACCCTGAAGTAA
- the rplJ gene encoding 50S ribosomal protein L10, with protein MAQKDASVAELTKHFENSTAVLLTEYRGLTVAQLKQLRNDIRQDAEYAVVKNTLTKIAAANAGVSGLDDELKGPSAIAFVHGDPVAVAKSLRAFAKANPQLVVKGGYFDGAALTADEVNKLADLESREVLLAKLAGAMKATMTKAAYVFQALPSKAVRTVDALREKQDTAA; from the coding sequence ATGGCGCAGAAGGACGCATCGGTCGCCGAGCTCACGAAGCACTTCGAGAACTCGACTGCCGTTCTGCTGACCGAGTACCGCGGTCTGACGGTTGCCCAGCTCAAGCAGCTGCGCAACGACATCCGTCAGGACGCGGAGTACGCCGTGGTGAAGAACACGCTGACCAAGATCGCCGCCGCCAACGCGGGGGTCTCGGGACTGGACGACGAGCTCAAGGGCCCGTCTGCCATCGCGTTCGTGCACGGCGACCCTGTCGCCGTCGCGAAGAGCCTGCGTGCCTTCGCCAAGGCTAACCCTCAGCTCGTGGTGAAGGGCGGCTACTTCGATGGCGCCGCTCTCACCGCGGATGAGGTCAACAAGCTCGCCGATCTCGAAAGCCGTGAAGTCCTGCTGGCGAAGCTCGCCGGTGCGATGAAGGCGACGATGACCAAGGCGGCATACGTCTTCCAGGCGCTTCCGTCGAAGGCCGTTCGCACGGTCGACGCGCTGCGCGAGAAGCAGGACACCGCGGCCTGA
- a CDS encoding YqaJ viral recombinase family protein — protein sequence MSPELVASRSADLESRIVADSRDRVAWIRARSRGITATDVATLTSTNAIARAADAKLLGSNFSGNAYTAHGRRREPEIAAWVAATHGIQPSSALYHAVVERRHLATPDGVVVDGEGRIVLAEIKTTNKAWRSIPRTYLRQVWWQQHVLGAERTLVAWEQHDGFIPVGDEPRCQWVDRDEKEIASLVRLATSLIDELYRRTTAGRAPAPRPEPTERYRALALLEG from the coding sequence ATGTCCCCCGAGCTCGTCGCCTCCCGCAGCGCCGACCTCGAGTCGCGGATCGTCGCCGATTCCCGCGACCGTGTCGCGTGGATCCGGGCGCGCTCGCGCGGCATCACCGCGACCGACGTCGCAACACTCACCAGCACGAACGCGATCGCCCGGGCGGCGGATGCCAAGCTCCTGGGCTCGAACTTCTCGGGCAACGCCTACACGGCGCACGGCCGTCGCCGCGAGCCCGAGATCGCGGCCTGGGTGGCCGCGACGCACGGCATCCAGCCCTCGTCGGCGCTGTATCACGCGGTCGTGGAGAGGCGGCATCTGGCCACCCCCGACGGCGTGGTCGTCGACGGGGAGGGACGCATCGTCCTCGCCGAGATCAAGACGACGAACAAGGCGTGGCGCTCGATCCCCCGCACGTACCTGCGCCAGGTGTGGTGGCAGCAGCACGTCCTCGGCGCCGAGCGCACGCTGGTCGCGTGGGAACAGCACGACGGTTTCATCCCGGTCGGCGACGAGCCCCGCTGCCAGTGGGTGGATCGCGACGAGAAGGAGATCGCGTCCCTCGTCCGCCTCGCGACCTCCCTCATCGACGAGCTCTACCGCCGCACGACCGCCGGACGCGCTCCCGCTCCTCGCCCGGAGCCGACGGAGAGGTACCGCGCGCTCGCGCTCCTCGAGGGATAG